A part of Nitrospira sp. genomic DNA contains:
- a CDS encoding NAD(P)-dependent oxidoreductase, giving the protein MTDRFLVEEESRSNRPLLGRGDRVLVTGASGFLGSHLCQRLIQCGTEVHAVSRTLEGLPSENPRWWRVDLEDYAATKNLFESVKPHVVFHLSGQATGGADIRHVLPTLHSQLLSTVHLLTVSSEIGCRRIILTGSLTEPQAGQVDSSPSSPYAASKWASSAFARMFHCLYQAPVVIVRPFMVYGPNQNPEKVIPYSIRSLLRGDQPKLTSGAWRVDWIYVDDVIDGFIAAGEVSGIEGSTVDLGTGHLVSVEAMIRQIVEIMGVSIEPQFGALTSRLREEVRAADLEYTRRVLGWQPKVSVHEGLKRTVEWHRSSRPHPTSP; this is encoded by the coding sequence ATGACCGACCGATTTCTTGTTGAGGAAGAGAGCCGTAGCAATCGACCATTGCTTGGTCGAGGGGATAGAGTGTTAGTGACGGGGGCCAGTGGGTTCCTCGGATCGCATCTCTGTCAGCGGCTGATTCAATGTGGAACGGAAGTTCATGCAGTTTCTCGCACTCTCGAAGGCCTTCCATCCGAGAATCCACGATGGTGGAGAGTGGATCTCGAAGATTATGCCGCCACCAAGAACTTGTTTGAAAGCGTGAAGCCTCACGTGGTGTTCCATTTGTCCGGTCAGGCTACCGGGGGTGCGGACATCCGCCATGTCTTGCCGACGTTGCACAGTCAGCTCCTCTCAACGGTCCACTTGTTGACAGTTTCGTCAGAAATTGGTTGCCGCCGAATTATCCTGACCGGGTCCTTAACCGAACCTCAAGCCGGTCAGGTAGACAGCTCTCCCAGTTCCCCGTATGCGGCATCGAAGTGGGCAAGCAGCGCGTTTGCCCGGATGTTTCACTGCCTCTATCAGGCGCCCGTGGTCATCGTCCGCCCGTTCATGGTGTACGGACCGAATCAGAATCCAGAAAAGGTAATCCCGTACTCGATACGATCGCTTCTGCGAGGGGATCAGCCGAAATTGACGAGTGGGGCCTGGCGCGTCGATTGGATTTATGTGGATGATGTGATAGATGGCTTCATCGCAGCCGGGGAGGTCTCTGGAATTGAAGGCTCGACGGTTGATTTGGGGACCGGGCACTTGGTTTCAGTAGAAGCCATGATCCGACAGATAGTCGAAATTATGGGAGTATCGATTGAGCCGCAGTTTGGGGCGCTAACGAGCCGGCTTCGTGAGGAGGTGCGAGCCGCCGATCTAGAGTATACACGTCGCGTGTTGGGTTGGCAGCCGAAGGTATCCGTCCATGAAGGTCTTAAAAGAACAGTCGAATGGCATCGATCGTCACGTCCGCATCCAACATCACCATAA